A window of Uloborus diversus isolate 005 unplaced genomic scaffold, Udiv.v.3.1 scaffold_562, whole genome shotgun sequence contains these coding sequences:
- the LOC129233628 gene encoding uncharacterized protein LOC129233628 yields MIKIEESKEEFHPLVQRKKFRTSDAAVAVFEKLKQREESDEEFSDEELYEEEIEKPKDDEDFKEEYIGELPDEIERVPRDRAIISSEMLEEHSRQLKGQVIVYVKKQIQSILDDMKQMESELITVRKKIDGLDQCLQDVSEKISFKDHSFTKKADELRALRNMTENHQLSLVHVTRQLEQNMQCECWALENVSQC; encoded by the exons ATGATCAAAA ttgaaGAAAGCAAAGAGGAATTTCATCCTCTAgtacaaaggaaaaaatttcGTACGTCAGACGCAGCTGTTGCAGTATTTGAAAAACTCAAGCAAAGAGAGGAGTCGGACGAAGAATTCTCTGATGAGGAGTTATatgaagaagaaattgaaaaaccaaAG GATGATGAGGATTTCAAAGAGGAATATATTGGTGAGTTACCCGATGAAATTGAACGTGTCCCTCGAGATAGAGCTATCATCTCTTCTGAAATGCTAGAAGAGCATTCTCGTCAGTTAAAAGGTCAAGTTATTGTCTATGTAAAAAAGCAGATTCAGAGCATTTTAGATGATATGAAGCAG ATGGAAAGTGAACTTATTACTGTTAGGAAGAAAATTGATGGTTTAGATCAATGTCTACAAGATGTttctgagaaaatttcttttaaagatcATAGTTTCACTAAAAAAGCTGATGAACTGCGT GCTTTAAGAAACATGACCGAAAATCACCAGCTTTCATTAGTTCATGTAACAAGGCAGCTTGAGCAG AACATGCAGTGCGAGTGCTGGGCACTTGAAAATGTGTCTCAGTGTTAG